A single genomic interval of Struthio camelus isolate bStrCam1 chromosome 9, bStrCam1.hap1, whole genome shotgun sequence harbors:
- the TRIM59 gene encoding tripartite motif-containing protein 59 isoform X1 translates to MIPRSDKIRFDMHHFEEELTCSICYSIFEDPRVLPCSHTFCRNCLEGVIQLSSNFSIWRPLRVPLKCPNCRSIVEIPASGTESLPINFALKAIIEKYRQEDQPDVATCSEHYRQPLNVYCLLDRKLVCGHCLTIGKHNGHPIDDLQSAYVKEKQTSGKIIEQLTDKHWTDVCLLIEKLKEQKSQCENIVEDDKKVVLQYFKKLNDTVEHKKQALLTALDEINKRILEEYEPLIEKLKQIREEQLELMSLNTSIQKEESPLIFLEKVDDVHQRIKALKQKQLPDVKPVEIYPRIGHLLKDVWSKTEIGQINKILTPKIKLIPKRKLCSKSSEKERGKSKEFFQAINPLTVMLLFIIVITMLSLHKPVSSIVNEITPTYISEFLLFVYQDFCTHLQTVADVLCHVLNLLMELLGRIAYF, encoded by the exons ATGATTCCTCGTAGTGACAAGATACGTTTT gaCATGCATCACTTTGAGGAAGAATTAACATGTTCCATTTGCTATAGCATATTTGAAGATCCACGTGTTCTGCCTTGTTCGCATACATTTTGTAGAAATTGTCTGGAAGGTGTTATTCAGCTGTCAAGCAACTTTTCCATTTGGAGACCATTGAGAGTTCCACTGAAGTGTCCTAACTGTAGGAGTATTGTTGAAATTCCTGCATCTGGTACTGAGTCATTGCCTATCAACTTTGCATTAAAAGCTATTATTGAAAAATACCGGCAGGAGGATCAGCCTGATGTTGCAACCTGTAGTGAACATTACAGACAACCACTGAATGTTTACTGTCTTTTGGATAGAAAATTAGTGTGTGGTCACTGTCTTACAATAGGAAAACATAATGGTCATCCAATAGATGACCTTCAAAGTGCctatgtaaaagaaaaacagacttctGGAAAAATTATTGAGCAGCTAACAGATAAACACTGGACTGATGTATGTTTGCTTATTGAAAAGTTGAAAGAACAGAAATCCCAGTGCGAAAACATTGTTGAAGATGATAAAAAAGTAGTACTACAGTATTTTAAGAAACTTAATGATACAGTGGAGCATAAAAAACAAGCGTTGCTGACTGCACTGGATGAAATTAACAAACGCATTTTGGAAGAATATGAGCCTCTAATTGAAAAGTTGAAACAAATAAGGGAAGAGCAGCTTGAATTAATGTCACTGAACACATCTATTCAAAAAGAGGAGTCCCCACTTATTTTTCTTGAGAAGGTTGATGATGTACATCAACGTATAAAAGCTTTGAAACAAAAGCAACTACCGGATGTTAAACCTGTTGAGATTTATCCAAGGATAGGGCACCTGTTGAAGGATGTGTGGTCTAAAACTGAAATTGGTCAGATCAACAAGATCCTTActccaaaaataaaactgattccAAAAAGGAAGTTATGcagcaaaagcagtgaaaaggaaagaggaaaatctaAAGAATTCTTTCAGGCTATAAATCCTCTAACAGTCATGCTACTTTTTATAATAGTGATAACTATGCTTTCATTACACAAGCCAGTATCATCAATTGTAAATGAAATTACTCCCACTTATATTTCAGAATTCTTGTTATTTGTTTATCAAGATTTCTGCACCCATTTGCAGACTGTAGCGGATGTGCTGTGCCATGTGTTAAATTTACTGATGGAACTTTTAGGGAGAATCGCTTATTTTTGA
- the TRIM59 gene encoding tripartite motif-containing protein 59 isoform X2 — protein sequence MHHFEEELTCSICYSIFEDPRVLPCSHTFCRNCLEGVIQLSSNFSIWRPLRVPLKCPNCRSIVEIPASGTESLPINFALKAIIEKYRQEDQPDVATCSEHYRQPLNVYCLLDRKLVCGHCLTIGKHNGHPIDDLQSAYVKEKQTSGKIIEQLTDKHWTDVCLLIEKLKEQKSQCENIVEDDKKVVLQYFKKLNDTVEHKKQALLTALDEINKRILEEYEPLIEKLKQIREEQLELMSLNTSIQKEESPLIFLEKVDDVHQRIKALKQKQLPDVKPVEIYPRIGHLLKDVWSKTEIGQINKILTPKIKLIPKRKLCSKSSEKERGKSKEFFQAINPLTVMLLFIIVITMLSLHKPVSSIVNEITPTYISEFLLFVYQDFCTHLQTVADVLCHVLNLLMELLGRIAYF from the coding sequence ATGCATCACTTTGAGGAAGAATTAACATGTTCCATTTGCTATAGCATATTTGAAGATCCACGTGTTCTGCCTTGTTCGCATACATTTTGTAGAAATTGTCTGGAAGGTGTTATTCAGCTGTCAAGCAACTTTTCCATTTGGAGACCATTGAGAGTTCCACTGAAGTGTCCTAACTGTAGGAGTATTGTTGAAATTCCTGCATCTGGTACTGAGTCATTGCCTATCAACTTTGCATTAAAAGCTATTATTGAAAAATACCGGCAGGAGGATCAGCCTGATGTTGCAACCTGTAGTGAACATTACAGACAACCACTGAATGTTTACTGTCTTTTGGATAGAAAATTAGTGTGTGGTCACTGTCTTACAATAGGAAAACATAATGGTCATCCAATAGATGACCTTCAAAGTGCctatgtaaaagaaaaacagacttctGGAAAAATTATTGAGCAGCTAACAGATAAACACTGGACTGATGTATGTTTGCTTATTGAAAAGTTGAAAGAACAGAAATCCCAGTGCGAAAACATTGTTGAAGATGATAAAAAAGTAGTACTACAGTATTTTAAGAAACTTAATGATACAGTGGAGCATAAAAAACAAGCGTTGCTGACTGCACTGGATGAAATTAACAAACGCATTTTGGAAGAATATGAGCCTCTAATTGAAAAGTTGAAACAAATAAGGGAAGAGCAGCTTGAATTAATGTCACTGAACACATCTATTCAAAAAGAGGAGTCCCCACTTATTTTTCTTGAGAAGGTTGATGATGTACATCAACGTATAAAAGCTTTGAAACAAAAGCAACTACCGGATGTTAAACCTGTTGAGATTTATCCAAGGATAGGGCACCTGTTGAAGGATGTGTGGTCTAAAACTGAAATTGGTCAGATCAACAAGATCCTTActccaaaaataaaactgattccAAAAAGGAAGTTATGcagcaaaagcagtgaaaaggaaagaggaaaatctaAAGAATTCTTTCAGGCTATAAATCCTCTAACAGTCATGCTACTTTTTATAATAGTGATAACTATGCTTTCATTACACAAGCCAGTATCATCAATTGTAAATGAAATTACTCCCACTTATATTTCAGAATTCTTGTTATTTGTTTATCAAGATTTCTGCACCCATTTGCAGACTGTAGCGGATGTGCTGTGCCATGTGTTAAATTTACTGATGGAACTTTTAGGGAGAATCGCTTATTTTTGA
- the SMC4 gene encoding structural maintenance of chromosomes protein 4 isoform X5 has protein sequence MYRKLVWVLCSDHVGQSSGGSHDLKGEIILSWIQKKCWLTFLACPPKGEVEQIAMMKPKGQTEHDEGMLEYLEDLIGSARLKDPIQTLCRRVEILNEQRGEKLNRVKMVEKEKDALEGDRNKAIEFLSLENKMFKEKNHICQYYIYDLQKRISEMETQKEKIHEETKDVNEKSSKLADEMKSKNKALKELEKKLNKITKFVEENKEKFTQLDLQDVTVREKLKHAKSKAKKLQKQLEKDKEKVEELKSVPSNSEKTISETTSKKEHLEKEKEKEEEKLKHVMDSLKKETQGLQEEKEGKEKELMEFSKTVNEARSKMEVAQSELDIYLSRHNTAVSQLNQAKEALRTTSETLKERKVAIKDIDIKLPQAEQELKEKENELEKLGREESNAKSLVRNLRQKVEEAKSSLALNCSRGKVLEALLQQKKSGKIHGIYGRLGDLGAIDEKYDVAISSSCGALDYIVVDTIDTAQECVNFLKRKGIGVATFIALDKMAVWEKNMKKIPTPENTPRLFDLVKVKDEKIRQAFYFALRDTLVANNLEQATRVAFQKDKRWRVVTLQGQIIEQSGTMTGGGGKIMKGRMGSSVVTDVSEEEVSKMESQLQKDLKRAMQYEEEKMQLEEAIAKLHQNVREMRNTLEKYTASIQSLSEQEIHLKIQVKEFEANVIAAAPDKNKQKELEKILNNFKKDYDCVAEKAGKLESEVKRLHNLIIDINNHKLKAQQDKLDKINKEIDDCTSTITKAQVAVKTADRNLKKSEESVLRTQKEIGDNEKEIKDLTQELTTLEEKATEVMNDCKQAEEALPEVQEEHRSLLQEMKAIQDNEHALQKEALNIRLKIEQIDGHISAHQSKIKYWQKEISKLSLHSIEDKPPEELPVLSQEELEAIKDPDIIINQIALLEAQCHEMKPNLGAIAEYKKKEELYLKRVAELDDITNERDNFRQAFEDLRKQRLNEFMAGFNVITNKLKENYQMLTLGGDAELELVDSLDPFSEGIMFSVRPPKKSWKKIFNLSGGEKTLSSLALVFALHHYKPTPLYFMDEIDAALDFKNVSIVAFYIYEQTKNAQFIIISLRNNMFEIADRLIGIYKTHNTTKSVATNPKVIASKGLAELGAVGYSIAQK, from the exons GTAGCCATGACTTAAAGGGGGAAATTATACTTAGCTGGATCCAGAAAAAATGTTGGCTTACATTCCTTGCTTGTCCACCTAAG GGTGAAGTTGAACAGATTGCAATGATGAAACCAAAAGGCCAGACTGAACATGATGAAGGTATGCTTGAATACTTAGAAGATCTAATAGGATCTGCACGACTAAAAGATCCTATCCAAACGCTATGTCGCAGAGTAGAGATTTTAAatgaacagagaggagagaag TTAAATAGAGTTAAAatggtggaaaaagaaaaggatgcctTAGAAGGGGACAGGAATAAAGCcattgaatttctttctttggaaaataaaatgtttaaagaaaagaatcataTTTGTCAATACTACAT CTATGATCTACAGAAACGAATAAGTGAAATGGAAAcgcagaaagaaaaaattcatgaAGAAACAAAAGATGTTAATGAGAAAAGCAGTAAACTTGCAgatgaaatgaaaagcaagaatAAAGCGTTAAAAGAACTTGAAAA aaaaCTCAATAAAATTACAAAGTTCgtagaggaaaataaagaaaaatttactCAGTTGGATTTGCAGGATGTTACAGtaagggaaaaattaaaacatgccaaaagcaaagctaaaaagcttcagaaacaacttgaaaaggacaaagaaaag GTAGAAGAACTAAAAAGTGTACCTTCCAATAGTGAAAAAACTATCAGCGAAACAACATCTAAGAAAGAgcatcttgaaaaagaaaaagagaaagaagaagaaaaactaaagCATGTTATGGATAgccttaaaaaagaaacacaaggacTTCAAGAAGAGAAAGAG GGCAAAGAGAAAGAGCTTATGGAGTTTAGCAAAACGGTGAATGAAGCACGTTCAAAGATGGAGGTAGCCCAGTCAGAGCTTGATATCTATCTCAGCCGCCATAATACTGCTGTATCTCAGTTAAATCAGGCAAAGGAGGCCCTAAGGACTACTTCAGAAACTCTTAAGGAGAGGAAGGTCGCTATCAAAGATATAGATATAAAACTACCCCAAGCTGAGCAGGAATTAAAGGAG aAAGAGAATGAGCTTGAGAAACTGGGAAGAGAAGAATCAAATGCTAAAAGTCTTGTTCGAAATCTACGTCAAAAAGTAGAAGAAGCCAAAAGTTCTTTAGCACTAAATTGCAGTCGAGGAAAAGTGCTTGAGGCTCTacttcagcagaagaaatctgGAAAAATTCATGGAATATATGGAAGACTG GGAGACTTAGGAGCTATCGATGAAAAGTACGATGTTGCTATTTCCTCATCTTGTGGTGCCTTAGATTACATTGTTGTTGATACAATTGATACCGCACAGGAATGTGTGaatttcttaaagagaaaaggaattggAGTTGCCACGTTTATAGCCTTGGACAAA ATGGCTGTgtgggaaaaaaatatgaaaaaaattccaACTCCTGAAAATACTCCACGGTTGTTTGACTTGGTGAAAGTAAAAGATGAGAAGATTCGCCAGGCTTTTTACTTCGCATTACGTGATACCCTAGTAGCTAATAACTTGGAACAGGCTACCAGAGTAGCATTCCAAAAAGATAAAAGATGGAGAGTTGTAACACTGCAAGGACAAATCATAGAACAGTCAG GAACAATGACTGGTGGTGGAGGTAAAATAATGAAGGGCAGAATGGGATCCTCAGTCGTAACTGATGTTTCAGAAGAAGAG GTTAGTAAAATGGAATCTCAGCTGCAGAAGGATTTGAAAAGAGCAATGcagtatgaagaagaaaaaatgcaactTGAAGAAGCCATAGCAAAACTGCACCAGAATGTTAGGGAAATGAGAAATACTTTAGAGAAGTATACAGCAAGCATCCAG AGTTTATCTGAACAAGAAATTCATCTAAAAATCCAAGTTAAGGAATTTGAAGCAAATGTAATTGCTGCTGCTCcggacaaaaacaaacagaaagaattggaaaaaatccttaataattttaaaaaag ATTATGATTGTGTTGCTGAAAAAGCTGGTAaattagaaagtgaagttaaaCGATTACATAATCTTATAATTGATATCAATAATCATAAACTTAAAGCACAGCAAGACAAACTTGATAAGATCAACAAAGAAATAGATGACTGTACTTCAACTATTACTAAAGCCCAAGTGGCAGTCAAGACTGCAGACAG aaacctgaaaaaatCTGAAGAGTCTGTACTACGCACACAGAAGGAGATTGGAGAtaatgagaaagaaattaaagactTAACACAAGAGCTGACTACACTAGAAGAGAAAGCTACTGAGGTTATGAATGACTGCAAGCAAGCTGAA GAAGCATTACCAGAAGTTCAGGAGGAACACCGCAGTTTACTCCAAGAGATGAAAGCTATTCAAGATAATGAACATGCACTTCAAAAAGAAGCTCTTAATATAAGGCTTAAGATTGAACAAATTGATGGTCATATTTCTGCACACCAGTCAAAGATTAAATACTGgcaaaaagag ATATCAAAATTATCACTGCACTCCATAGAAGATAAGCCACCTGAGGAACTTCCAGTGCTAAGTCAAGAAGAGCTTGAGGCTATCAAAGATCCAGATATTATCATTAATCAGATAGCTCTCCTGGAAGCCCAGTGTCATGAAATGAAACCCAACCTTGGTGCTATTGCAGAGTACAAGAAGAAG GAAGAGCTATACTTGAAACGTGTGGCTGAATTGGATGACATCACTAATGAGAGAGACAACTTCAGACAGGCCTTTGAAGATCTTAGAAAACAAAGGCTAAATGAATTTATGGCCGGATTTAATGTAATAACaaataaactgaaggaaaattaCCAGATGCTTACTTTGGGAGGAGATGCTGAATTAGAACTTGTGGACAGTCTGGATCCCTTCTCTGAGGGAATCATGTTTAG TGTTCGGCCGCCAAAGAAAAGTTGGAAGAAGATATTTAACTTATCAGGAGGAGAGAAGACTCTCAGTTCACTGGCTCTAGTTTTTGCTCTTCATCATTACAAGCCAACTCCGCTTTATTTTATGGATGAGATAGATGCAGCTCTTGACTTCAAAAATGTGTCTATCGTAGCATTTTACATATAT GAGCAAACAAAAAACGCACAATTTATCATCATCTCACTGCGGAACAACATGTTTGAGATTGCAGACAGATTAATTGGAATTTATAAGACGCACAATACAACAAAAAGTGTGGCAACAAACCCTAAAGTTATCGCATCTAAAGGACTAGCTGAACTTGGCGCTGTTGGGTATAGTATAGCTCAAAAATAG
- the SMC4 gene encoding structural maintenance of chromosomes protein 4 isoform X4 — protein MNIQKSRVVLWKSTSKRSLTRTAYRDNSSVYHINGKKKTFKDVGILLRSHGIDLDHNRFLILQGEVEQIAMMKPKGQTEHDEGMLEYLEDLIGSARLKDPIQTLCRRVEILNEQRGEKLNRVKMVEKEKDALEGDRNKAIEFLSLENKMFKEKNHICQYYIYDLQKRISEMETQKEKIHEETKDVNEKSSKLADEMKSKNKALKELEKKLNKITKFVEENKEKFTQLDLQDVTVREKLKHAKSKAKKLQKQLEKDKEKVEELKSVPSNSEKTISETTSKKEHLEKEKEKEEEKLKHVMDSLKKETQGLQEEKEGKEKELMEFSKTVNEARSKMEVAQSELDIYLSRHNTAVSQLNQAKEALRTTSETLKERKVAIKDIDIKLPQAEQELKEKENELEKLGREESNAKSLVRNLRQKVEEAKSSLALNCSRGKVLEALLQQKKSGKIHGIYGRLGDLGAIDEKYDVAISSSCGALDYIVVDTIDTAQECVNFLKRKGIGVATFIALDKMAVWEKNMKKIPTPENTPRLFDLVKVKDEKIRQAFYFALRDTLVANNLEQATRVAFQKDKRWRVVTLQGQIIEQSGTMTGGGGKIMKGRMGSSVVTDVSEEEVSKMESQLQKDLKRAMQYEEEKMQLEEAIAKLHQNVREMRNTLEKYTASIQSLSEQEIHLKIQVKEFEANVIAAAPDKNKQKELEKILNNFKKDYDCVAEKAGKLESEVKRLHNLIIDINNHKLKAQQDKLDKINKEIDDCTSTITKAQVAVKTADRNLKKSEESVLRTQKEIGDNEKEIKDLTQELTTLEEKATEVMNDCKQAEEALPEVQEEHRSLLQEMKAIQDNEHALQKEALNIRLKIEQIDGHISAHQSKIKYWQKEISKLSLHSIEDKPPEELPVLSQEELEAIKDPDIIINQIALLEAQCHEMKPNLGAIAEYKKKEELYLKRVAELDDITNERDNFRQAFEDLRKQRLNEFMAGFNVITNKLKENYQMLTLGGDAELELVDSLDPFSEGIMFSVRPPKKSWKKIFNLSGGEKTLSSLALVFALHHYKPTPLYFMDEIDAALDFKNVSIVAFYIYEQTKNAQFIIISLRNNMFEIADRLIGIYKTHNTTKSVATNPKVIASKGLAELGAVGYSIAQK, from the exons GGTGAAGTTGAACAGATTGCAATGATGAAACCAAAAGGCCAGACTGAACATGATGAAGGTATGCTTGAATACTTAGAAGATCTAATAGGATCTGCACGACTAAAAGATCCTATCCAAACGCTATGTCGCAGAGTAGAGATTTTAAatgaacagagaggagagaag TTAAATAGAGTTAAAatggtggaaaaagaaaaggatgcctTAGAAGGGGACAGGAATAAAGCcattgaatttctttctttggaaaataaaatgtttaaagaaaagaatcataTTTGTCAATACTACAT CTATGATCTACAGAAACGAATAAGTGAAATGGAAAcgcagaaagaaaaaattcatgaAGAAACAAAAGATGTTAATGAGAAAAGCAGTAAACTTGCAgatgaaatgaaaagcaagaatAAAGCGTTAAAAGAACTTGAAAA aaaaCTCAATAAAATTACAAAGTTCgtagaggaaaataaagaaaaatttactCAGTTGGATTTGCAGGATGTTACAGtaagggaaaaattaaaacatgccaaaagcaaagctaaaaagcttcagaaacaacttgaaaaggacaaagaaaag GTAGAAGAACTAAAAAGTGTACCTTCCAATAGTGAAAAAACTATCAGCGAAACAACATCTAAGAAAGAgcatcttgaaaaagaaaaagagaaagaagaagaaaaactaaagCATGTTATGGATAgccttaaaaaagaaacacaaggacTTCAAGAAGAGAAAGAG GGCAAAGAGAAAGAGCTTATGGAGTTTAGCAAAACGGTGAATGAAGCACGTTCAAAGATGGAGGTAGCCCAGTCAGAGCTTGATATCTATCTCAGCCGCCATAATACTGCTGTATCTCAGTTAAATCAGGCAAAGGAGGCCCTAAGGACTACTTCAGAAACTCTTAAGGAGAGGAAGGTCGCTATCAAAGATATAGATATAAAACTACCCCAAGCTGAGCAGGAATTAAAGGAG aAAGAGAATGAGCTTGAGAAACTGGGAAGAGAAGAATCAAATGCTAAAAGTCTTGTTCGAAATCTACGTCAAAAAGTAGAAGAAGCCAAAAGTTCTTTAGCACTAAATTGCAGTCGAGGAAAAGTGCTTGAGGCTCTacttcagcagaagaaatctgGAAAAATTCATGGAATATATGGAAGACTG GGAGACTTAGGAGCTATCGATGAAAAGTACGATGTTGCTATTTCCTCATCTTGTGGTGCCTTAGATTACATTGTTGTTGATACAATTGATACCGCACAGGAATGTGTGaatttcttaaagagaaaaggaattggAGTTGCCACGTTTATAGCCTTGGACAAA ATGGCTGTgtgggaaaaaaatatgaaaaaaattccaACTCCTGAAAATACTCCACGGTTGTTTGACTTGGTGAAAGTAAAAGATGAGAAGATTCGCCAGGCTTTTTACTTCGCATTACGTGATACCCTAGTAGCTAATAACTTGGAACAGGCTACCAGAGTAGCATTCCAAAAAGATAAAAGATGGAGAGTTGTAACACTGCAAGGACAAATCATAGAACAGTCAG GAACAATGACTGGTGGTGGAGGTAAAATAATGAAGGGCAGAATGGGATCCTCAGTCGTAACTGATGTTTCAGAAGAAGAG GTTAGTAAAATGGAATCTCAGCTGCAGAAGGATTTGAAAAGAGCAATGcagtatgaagaagaaaaaatgcaactTGAAGAAGCCATAGCAAAACTGCACCAGAATGTTAGGGAAATGAGAAATACTTTAGAGAAGTATACAGCAAGCATCCAG AGTTTATCTGAACAAGAAATTCATCTAAAAATCCAAGTTAAGGAATTTGAAGCAAATGTAATTGCTGCTGCTCcggacaaaaacaaacagaaagaattggaaaaaatccttaataattttaaaaaag ATTATGATTGTGTTGCTGAAAAAGCTGGTAaattagaaagtgaagttaaaCGATTACATAATCTTATAATTGATATCAATAATCATAAACTTAAAGCACAGCAAGACAAACTTGATAAGATCAACAAAGAAATAGATGACTGTACTTCAACTATTACTAAAGCCCAAGTGGCAGTCAAGACTGCAGACAG aaacctgaaaaaatCTGAAGAGTCTGTACTACGCACACAGAAGGAGATTGGAGAtaatgagaaagaaattaaagactTAACACAAGAGCTGACTACACTAGAAGAGAAAGCTACTGAGGTTATGAATGACTGCAAGCAAGCTGAA GAAGCATTACCAGAAGTTCAGGAGGAACACCGCAGTTTACTCCAAGAGATGAAAGCTATTCAAGATAATGAACATGCACTTCAAAAAGAAGCTCTTAATATAAGGCTTAAGATTGAACAAATTGATGGTCATATTTCTGCACACCAGTCAAAGATTAAATACTGgcaaaaagag ATATCAAAATTATCACTGCACTCCATAGAAGATAAGCCACCTGAGGAACTTCCAGTGCTAAGTCAAGAAGAGCTTGAGGCTATCAAAGATCCAGATATTATCATTAATCAGATAGCTCTCCTGGAAGCCCAGTGTCATGAAATGAAACCCAACCTTGGTGCTATTGCAGAGTACAAGAAGAAG GAAGAGCTATACTTGAAACGTGTGGCTGAATTGGATGACATCACTAATGAGAGAGACAACTTCAGACAGGCCTTTGAAGATCTTAGAAAACAAAGGCTAAATGAATTTATGGCCGGATTTAATGTAATAACaaataaactgaaggaaaattaCCAGATGCTTACTTTGGGAGGAGATGCTGAATTAGAACTTGTGGACAGTCTGGATCCCTTCTCTGAGGGAATCATGTTTAG TGTTCGGCCGCCAAAGAAAAGTTGGAAGAAGATATTTAACTTATCAGGAGGAGAGAAGACTCTCAGTTCACTGGCTCTAGTTTTTGCTCTTCATCATTACAAGCCAACTCCGCTTTATTTTATGGATGAGATAGATGCAGCTCTTGACTTCAAAAATGTGTCTATCGTAGCATTTTACATATAT GAGCAAACAAAAAACGCACAATTTATCATCATCTCACTGCGGAACAACATGTTTGAGATTGCAGACAGATTAATTGGAATTTATAAGACGCACAATACAACAAAAAGTGTGGCAACAAACCCTAAAGTTATCGCATCTAAAGGACTAGCTGAACTTGGCGCTGTTGGGTATAGTATAGCTCAAAAATAG